One genomic window of Odocoileus virginianus isolate 20LAN1187 ecotype Illinois chromosome 8, Ovbor_1.2, whole genome shotgun sequence includes the following:
- the KCTD4 gene encoding BTB/POZ domain-containing protein KCTD4 codes for MERKINRREKEKDYEGKHNSLEDADQGKNCKSTLMTLNVGGYLYITQKQTLTKYPDTFLEGIVNGKILCPFDADGHYFIDRDGLLFRHVLNFLRNGELLLPEGFRENQLLAQEAEFFQLKGLAEEVKTRWEKEQLTPRETTFLEITDNHDRSQGLRIFCNAPDFISKIKSRIVLVSKSRLDGFPEEFSISSNIIQFKYFIKSENGTRLVLKEDNTFVCTLETLKFEAIMMALKCGFRLLTSLDCSKGSIVHSDALHFIK; via the coding sequence ATGGAGCGTAAaataaacagaagggaaaaagaaaaggactatGAAGGGAAACACAACAGCCTGGAAGATGCTGACCAGGGAAAGAACTGCAAATCCACTCTGATGACCCTCAACGTTGGTGGATACTTATACATCACTCAGAAACAAACACTGACCAAGTACCCAGACACTTTCCTTGAAGGTATAGTCAACGGAAAAATTCTCTGCCCGTTTGATGCTGATGGTCATTATTTCATAGACAGGGATGGGCTCCTCTTCAGGCATGTTCTAAACTTCCTACGAAATGGAGAACTTCTACTGCCAGAAGGGTTTCGAGAAAATCAACTTCTTGCACAAGAAGCAGAATTCTTTCAGCTCAAGGGACTGGCGGAGGAAGTGAAGACCAGGTGGGAAAAAGAACAGCTGACAcccagggagaccactttcttgGAAATAACAGATAACCATGATCGCTCACAAGGACTGAGAATCTTCTGTAATGCTCCGGATttcatatcaaaaataaaatctcgCATTGTCCTGGTGTCCAAAAGCAGGCTGGATGGCTTTCCTGAGGAGTTTTCGATATCGTCAAATATCATTCAGTTTAAATACTTCATAAAGTCTGAAAATGGCACTCGACTTGTACTGAAGGAAGACAACACCTTTGTCTGCACCTTGGAAACTCTTAAGTTTGAGGCCATAATGATGGCCTTAAAGTGTGGTTTTAGACTGCTGACAAGCCTGGACTGCTCCAAAGGGTCAATTGTTCACAGCGATGCACTTCATTTTATCAAGTAA